From the genome of Platichthys flesus chromosome 10, fPlaFle2.1, whole genome shotgun sequence:
attgtatacttccctcctgtgattcttctggtgtgacagtgATGAGGCTGTCCTGAACGACACTGCATGGAGCTCTGTCCAAGGGGTGAATGGTTTGGACTCCTCCATTAAACGTTTTGACCACTGACGTTCACTCTTGTTCCCCAGAGGAGCGTGATGTTGATCAATTCAACCAGAAGCTCCACTTCTTTTCTGAGCTTTCAACCACTTCTCAGGGTCTTCTTCACTGAACTCAAATAGCTTTGGCCTTATCAGGTGAGCTCATGTTTAATGCTGGTCATGAGATGACCCATGGGCCAGTCATTGATCAGTCAGAAAAATAATCAGGCAGAAAAAAATAGGCTCTGTGTGAATGTATCTATGCTCTAAATGgccgtgtgtgtatatgaatgcATGTCTGGGGATATGTCggtctgtgtattcatgttaatgtctgtttgttaatctATTTGTATTAAGACACAAGACAGACCATTTTAGCAACATGATGGATTTACTTTGCTTGACCATAGATGTGTTGGTTCTGGTGTTATTACCATTCTCTCCATGTGCTTGAGTGACAGGTGGATTGAGTAATGTCGACAACACTTGCTTCATTTGTGGTCacaccattttttttgttatagttATCTAGATACAGTCATCTAATTTTTCACCTACGTGTGTTTCTGCACAGACTTGAAGCGTAAAGTGGCTGCGCTCTGCTCCACAACAACCTCTGGGCATCAAACTGTTGAAGTGCAGCAccttaacaaaacaaacatcactgtccatggacctgaaacaagattaaaaaacatattattttactctgaaaaaaTGATCTTAGTGTTCTAATCATAAATCTGAGAAAAGCCTCACCTGGAAAAACTCTCTACtccctctgttggtgttgcagtgtctgatgacagttcctcaatactttagtttaatgacagccactgatcaagttgatgcagctacagagctcatttgtatgactcaaacaagcaggtgcaaaaaaagaggagaagctgagcgactggaaaacaaagcttctgacaggacatggaggagagtttgtctggtagtggacgttgttccggttcacatcatttggagagcagcttcatctgttggctgcctgatgATACTACagtacatattcatatatatatgatgtgAAGTTGGAATTGTCATTTTCCTAAGCAGCAGTCACTTACAtatttagcaaggaaagacacgagGAAACTACTATAACTCTAACAACAAAGGCACACTATTTAAGAAGTATGGttaatgaaataaagtggataTCGCTGAACATCATATTACatgatgtatgtgtgtcagtAGTAGTCTGCCTCTCCTTCACTCAGAGTCTAGAGCTATGTGTTATATTATTTGATGTGAACTAACTTCTAAATCTTAACATTGAACAAAAGACTTGACTCCCTTTAGTTAAGAACTCGGTCTCTCATATATTTATGGCCAGTGGTGATGATttatgaggaaacagctctttgtgcaaagatgtgtgtggctcttaaaagagccttttaccaggatggacatgtttcactgtgagtacagctcacttcttcttggctgcggtcttcttcgctttgggtttggcgaccttcttcgcgggggCTTTCTTGGCAGCAGGggcctttttcaccaccttcttggggctcttcgccactttcttggggctcttcgccaccttcttggggctcttggtgggcgtcttggccgctgctggtttggtcaccttcttcggggactttttagcggctgctggcttctTGGCTGCcgccgacttgggctttttagccactgcgggtttcttggcggcgggcttcttcGCTTTGGGAGCGACCTTCTTCACCGGCTTCTGGACCTTGGTCTCCACcttcttgctcatcttgaacgagccggtggccccggttcccttggtctggaccagggtcccactgaccaccagcttcttgatggtggtgttgacgcgggaattgttcttctccacatcgtagcctccggcagccagagccttcttgagggcggacactgacgcgccactgcgctccttggacgcggacacggccttcacgatgagctcactgacactagggccggcggtcttcggtttcacgaccttcttcttggccgctttaaccttggcggcggctggCGCGGGAGCTGGAGCGACTTCTGCCATATTTCTCTTTGCGTATAGATCAACGACGAACTATCGGAGCGAGTTACCGGACTGATGGAGAGTCCCGATCGGGAGGcggtacttgaacacaccatgagaaccgtggagactcagtcgagccgtggctcccgtgtgcagtgtgaacgccgagacacttgtgttttctctccactgataaacgagtaaaaactcagcgggtgagcggtgctggaggctgacagtgaggaagcaggtagcggacttatttgtcttcatattgaagtcatgaagagctctgatactctctgcatttggtcggtGGAGCCTCCAAACACGACCCGTTCATcgcggtgagcagcgctgctcagcggcttttcccactagtttctctcctaaaatgagttccaaagcaccacagctccaccaaaacccgtttcctagctgctccacatgttcaCTCGGAGACACCTcgtgaaaacaagcacctgcTGATGatctctttttaataaaatcaagtaattgtgcaggtagcaaacacacagctgatggccgaggctcctggtgaagttgagccagacttcctatcagagccgtGAACGTTTCATTCTGAGGATGCTGGAGAGTCAGTAGCGGTACagttcatatccatgttgaatttgtcaatattcaccTCAAGCAATGGTCCACTTAATATTGTGgcacttttctctcatttaacaccaaaagtTAACAGGctacatcatttattttccagaaaatgtttaagctgtaaatGAATTTGAGAATTTTTCTACTTAGTAAATACCACCTTTTGCTCATCATATTAACACTGggatacatgtttctgtatgttttgatcattattatttttgtaaaaagatcatttcaacatgacaaacgtttctgaaaaacgatttgacccGTGTGTGAGAAATCTCTGTAAACCTGTCAATAGGTTacctattgatcaatagatcaatTCTTCTCACATTTGTATGGCCAATAACACATTCCTATTACAAAAGaaggccttagtgtcaacaaacactttcacatactgcacacgtgtgtacatttgtgataaacacagtgtttgttgtgtaaatTGTAGCCttgtaaacatttcattttatccattcaaacagactttatttacatattactttatataaaaacaccatAACACACAATACTTTAAATGCCAACAATGATTGCCCCCGTCCCCCCCAGCATAACAAAAAtagcagtgttgttgttgatctcatAGTTTTTAACTCATGAATCAAAGGTACgaaagcaaagacaaatttgagagaTGGTCCCTCTGCCCAGAGGTTAGTTGAGCTtgttaagatgcatttattagtcctaaacacatgcacagacatgcagaggcacactcatgcagggaGGGAAaattaacctctgcttttaacccatctggtgcaggacacacagagcagtgagcgaccatgtacggcgctcggggagcaaatgttgagggagtaaggtgccttgctcaggggcactagacagggtacgGAGAATCCTCTGGATTTTTTTGACAGATAAATATCGGTTCGTCTTTTTGTGgtttctccgtggagacgaaccagagacgaaccagagaccttttctgcccatagtccaagtttctgcctctAGTGTCACCGCCTCTGTAAGACTGAAATCTGTATTAtccatgtgtgcgtgtctgtgaaGCTGGCAatgaaagtcaactttaaacaaaatgcCGTTTGTTAGacaggggcagtttgggaagaATATGTGTGGGAAATGTGTAGCCCTCACATAGTGACTTTtagtaacctttgctgcttGGTGTTAATCTGGAAGCTGGTTAAAATGAGTGTGCTTCACATCGCTGTTCAAACttgcagctgtctgataaggCCTGTTTTGGGAACTTTGAATCTGCGACATTCATTACGCTGTCGTCGTTGTTGACGGACAGCTACGGGTAGCGGGGGtttgaaaatacaatgttaaggaGACCCCCACGAAAACCATGACCATTTCATCCAATGTCCTTATCTGCAAATCAAACCAGATGAATATAGGAAAACAGAATCCAGCCGTATGTCAGGTTgtaatcaacaacactttcaagcatacatgaggtgcttttaaaGATGGTCAGTATCCAATGTTGCCAAATGAAAGGGCAACATAGTCACGCTGTCACCCCGGACTTATACTACATGTTCATGTCCATAACACTGTCAAAAACAGTGCCAGACAAGCATCAAGTGCTTACACTGCTGGACACTTAACCAACACGTTTGGTTGGGGATTGTGTTTTAGATAAAAAGCTATTTAAgtaatcaacaaataaacaaaccataCTTGGTCACTTAGGTTACAATTTTTATTCTAATAATGTTATGGAGGGTTTTAATAGCTGGGGTCAAAAGGACTCAAAagataaacaatttaaatgtgagGATGACAGGAGGGCTAAGGGAGAGATTGtgagctgagtctttgtgtgaccaCTGTTTTGCTCAATATCCATACATTGACTAAGTACTTCCACAATCAGTCCTAATGATACTCTTATTTCTAACCAAGCCTTTTTCACAGGCACTATTCCTACTTGATGGAAACGTGCTACAGTCCTACGGCTACTCAAAACTGATaaagtgtcagactttaatATCTACCGTCCTACATCCAAACCTGTGGAGGCGCTAGCGCACCATAGACTTAAGCGGCCATGATAAGCCACGGAGGAAGAAGATGCCCGCCTGCCTTTGTCTTCTATCAGGTCCTCAGTCAGCCTATGAATGGCTGTGGTTCCGCGGAGCGGGGCATTGACTAGATCTCAtcttactgaagaaagatgtctggacgaggaaagggaggaaaaggcctcggtaaaggaggcgcaaagcgtcaccgcaaagttctccgtgataacatccagggaattaccaagcccgccatccgccgcctggctcgccgtggcggagtgaagcgtatctccggtctgatctacgaggagacccgcggcgtgttgaaggttttccttgagaacgtgatccgcgatgctgtcacctacaccgagcacgccaagaggaagaccgtcaccgccatggacgtggtgtatgctctgaagagacaggGTCGCACTCTGTACGGCTTCGGCGGATAAACTTACTTTCCAACAGGCCAAcaacacaacggctcttttaagagccacacacttcGACAAAGAGAGCTCATATCCTCTGCTTATCAACAATAACTTGTTATCCGAGTAGATGTCTTACATTGTCAAGATTCCGAAGTTATTTCAtgacaaaacatcaaataataacattataaatcgtagtttcctctttaattccAAATTTGTAAGTGACACTTGCAAAACAGTTTGTTCAtactgttatttatatatacatgtgtcgATATACTGTAGTAACAGCAGGCAGCCGACAGACTGAGCTGCTCTCCAGATACCggaacaacgtccactaccagttgaactctcttacatgtctggtcagaagctttgttttccagtagctcagcttctctcGTTTTATTGCAGCTTCTTGTCTGTTCTGAGTTTGGAAAATGAGCTATGGAGCTGCATACACTTGATCAGTTGAACATTAAGTTGagtaaaaaactgtttaaatctgttttcaggaacagggacagagctgtttgattaggtgCTGCACCTGATCAGTTTTTTGCTTTGAATGGATGTTGAGGCGCAGAGCGCAGCCGCTTTACGCTTCAAGTCTGTGTAGAAACCCACATAGTTGAAAAACGAGTAACCCCCTGTATCTACATAACTATGACATCAACAACAATCTGGCCACAAATTAAGGTAGTTACATTATTCATTCCATCTTTCACTCAAGCATGTGGAGAGAGTGGTAAGACaaccagaaaaactgaaatgttggtCAAGCTcaataaattcatcatgttacaACAATTATCTGACTactattttaattcaaatggattaacaaacagacattaacatgaatacacagacactcacacacatatccgcacgcacacatttatatatatacacacaggcacTCAGTGCATAACTAAATTCACAATGAGCAACTACATTTGCTGCTATGAAGAACACAGGAGTGGTCCTCTACGTGCACACCACAGCGTGCGTTAAACACTGACGTTCCCTCGTACTGCGGGAGTTTGGCAACGGCCTTACACTGAAGCCTTCTggaccctgactgactgacctatgGACTCACTCACTGGTTAATGGAGACACTATTGCAATACacactcaaaataaaacacagcacttgatTGGTTGTGTAACCAGATGTTACCAGTGAGAAACTTTGTATTATAACTgtgtccactgttcttcaacaaagtcactcaCCAGATTGTTCATGGTAACGCTCCTCACATATCACTGTGTtgctctgagcgagtgagtgggcTCCCAgggcctgtgtgcatgtgtgtgctgtcggGGATTGCAGTGCAtgcactttgaaagacaacgtgttattatgaaagtctATCTGAGTGATGTAGGTGACTTTTTACCGGCTGAAATCTCCCTGTACTCtattaagcctgaaacatgcttctgcgactgcgtctgcgtcttttcacgccgctgtggcgcaagactcgttttcattcatgcttccccaaccgttgcgcgtcttacaaagcaattccgcgccagaacactaggcggagtaatgctttttgtcgagacgaccttagagacgccttctttcttcttcgtcgattgtttatttacatagccactgcggctcctcgtagcctttttctggcggacaaatccgccagtcagtgacaggttatacaagtgatcatactatcggatatcttctgccaagtgctcttctatatgGTCCatttcgttcttctaaatcttccgtgatttctgccggttttatggggcatgaaaccggaaatgcagctccagaaggggtgtagagcagaccaatcacagccttgcgggctgagtgagcttgcggagctttgccgtaaattttagaaaagggggtcgacacccgtcagcacgtaagggacccggaagggctcttgcgcttacgggcccgtgaaaacgcagaagcatgtttcaggctttaaacTTGACAGGTCTTGACGCTGCAGCTAATTGGACTATACtattcagaggcagcaggcaggaccAAGTGTCTATAACGTGTCTAATATAatcaattttaaataataatgaccattataataaaaatgtgcaaaatttatcacaatcatatttttttcccttcttttctttgggaGGGCGGTTGGCCAGCTACACCTGTATATGTTCCACGCACAAAGGAGCCGATACCGgttctgctgatgggttgatgctcttctacggcacacaacaaaccttcttgCTCCTACACGTTTGGCCGTtctatcctggaggagctagattATCTCTGCTACCTGATAGGACTTCAGGGACCGCCTAATGCTACAGGTAGTGACAAGGACACTAGCAGAGCATGAAACTTCAGAAGATTCAGtcaggaaggatgaggagagagcgaAGGCCAGCACATATAAAACTGTtccctttgtgttgttgtcttgctTGTGCCTCTTTATTGCACttgttgtcactttcatttgcacaaaaaCCGGTGAAATTCATTCATAATCACTTGGGCTTCCTAAATGGAAAGGTTGATGAATCTGAAGTCCAACTGACTTGGTGTTTTACTgtgacattaagattaagattaagatgcatttattagtcccaaacacatgtacagacatgcaaaggcacactcatgcaggtggggaaatttaatctctgcttttaacccatctggtgcaggacacagagcagtgagcgaccatgtatggcgctcgggagcagatgttgggggagtaaggtgccttgctcaggggcactagacagggtagggagactcttggatttttggacagatcaatccaggttcttcttttgttgtctctccgtggaggcgaaccagagaccttctctgcccatagtccaagtttctgccactagaccaccgcctctccacgGTGTTCCCTTATCATTTAGAGCTGTGTATTTATCAGGTTGCCTTGGTTCAGATTGTTCTAAATGATACGTATGTGATgctaacataaataataatatgcttCAGGGACATCTTGCATTTCTTAACCCCCCAACAGTTCAACCTCTGTCCCCCGCAGAATAATGGACTCATGAACATGGAGACACTCCCACGTGCTGTTACACTGGCGCTCCACATTCAGCtaatgacagagagggaacggCACATACCGCTTTACATGTGACGTGTTCATATACAGCCTGGCCGTCAACGCATGTGTTCATTTGAACGAACAAATCTCGTGACAATGCCTGAAGTAGCGAAGCCAGCGCCCAAGAAGGGCTCCAAGAAAGCGGTGGCGAAGGCCCCCGGCAAgggcggaaagaagaggagaaagtccaggaaggagagctacgccatctacgtgtacaaggtgctgaagcaggtccaccccgacactgggatttcctccaaggccatgggcatcatgaactccttcgtgagcgacatcttcgagcgcatcgccggtgaggcctctcgtctggctcattacaacaagcgctccaccattacctccagggagattcagaccgccgtccgcctgctgctgcccggggagCTGGCCAAACACGCCGTGTCTGAGGGCACCAAGGCAGTGACTAAGTACACCAGCTCCAAGTAAACAACTTTGCGGAGACATCAaaccaacggctcttttaagagccacacactttctctatggagacaaactgtcctgacTCTAACGAGATGTTCATCAAAATGGAAACAGCCTCTCTTTACTAATAATGTAACCTTGATGAATTAAATTGAAGAGGATACGCCTATTGAATACATCCTGCATAACCTCTAGAGTTGAAAATAGTTTCTTTCAAATCCAATTGCAGTTTTCTACTGCAGGACgtgttgtcctctctctcaAATCAGTGATCTGCCACATCCTCTTCAGCTGCTATGATTGTGATTGACTGTGACTTTAAGGTCAGaggaatccttttttttttaaagcagtattATCAATTATCAATCTTGAcaaatatactgtgtgtgctTACTACTCTGTGAATATTGGGCCACCTTGAGCGAAAAACCAAAccaatgttattatttttcccttagccctcctgttgtcctcaaattgtaattattatagttttaaacaaaaatatatattggaaAATTATAACTCAAGTGTAaatttcaagtgtttttattccCCCCTGAGGTAATGCATAAATAAGGTATTTTTGAATGGTTCaaataacatgtttacatgctaCTATTTACCCACACCAatctacacaaacactttcacatactgcacatgtGTGTCCATTCTGGATACACAGTGTGTTGGTTGACACTAAAGCCTTCATTTGTAATATTAATGTGGTTTTGTTAACATATGGACAGGTTGACTGAGAGCTAACACTGATGagacaaatagtttttcaaaaacagcagagacaatGCAAACTCCACTGAAGCTTAAACATattctacaaaataaatgatacaaccttttgactttttgtattaaatgagagaaatgtgccacAATATGAATTGGATCATTGCTTGAAGTGAATATTTAGTAAAATGGACTTTTTCCAAATGGATATGAATTGAAGTCCTAATTATAGAATGAGGCTCTAGCAGCCTCAGCATGACACGTTCACTGCTCTGATAGGAAGTatggctcaacttcaccaggagcctcggccatcagcggtGTGTTTGCTGACTGCACAATAACTTGACTTCATTACAACGGTATCATCAGTAGGTGCTGGATTTTACTCGGTTTCTCTGAACACATATGTGAAGCAGCTGggaaacgggttttggtggagctgtggtgctggctgccggaggctacgatgtggagaagaacaattcccgcgtcaacaccaccatcaagaagctggtggtcagcgggaccctggtccagaccaagggaacTGGGGCCTCTGGCTCGTTCATGATGAGCAAGAAGGTGGAGACCAAGGTCCAGAAGCCGGTGAAAAAGGCCTCTCCCAAAGCGAAGAAGCCCGCCGCTAAGAAACCAGCAGTGACTAAAAAGCCCAAATCGGCGGCAGCCAagaagccagcagccgctaaaaagtccccgaagaaggtgaccaaaccagcagcggccaagacgcccaccaagagccccaagaaggtggcgaagagccccaagaaagtggcgaagagccccaagaaggtggtgaaaaaggccCCTGCTGCCAAGAAAGcccccgcgaagaaggtcgccaaacccaaagcaaagaagacagcagccaagaagaagtgagctgtcctcactgtgaaacatgtccatcctggtaaaaggctcttgtaagagccacacacgtctttccacaaagagctgatCCTCATCAATCATCACCACTGTCAATACATATATGTAGAGACAGCGTTCTTAACTAAAGGGAGTCAAGTTAAATACAAAGATATTAAATATCTATTTCTTAAATTGTAAAGATGAAGATGTTTCAtatcaaaatatcaaataatatttaacaaaGTTGTGTACTCTGTTTAAAATAGAGCCAGACCACTATTGAAGCACATCATTTAATCTGATGTGCAgcgatttcttttttaattatatattatccTCAAAGAGTCTcttgtttgtatatttatcGTAGTTTCATTGTGTCTTTACTTACTTAATATGTGATACTTAAAAACGGTATACATAGATTAACACACATATAAGACGGTAAAAAACCTTGTTGTGAAGTTGTGGGTGAGCGGCTTAGAAAAAATTACACTTCCAGCTTCAcatcatacatacatacatatatatatatatatatatatgaatatatgtgaacaaaagaattccccaaaaaattatattccaagagacacaattgggaacattataaggaagtttacaactgatggagcagcttcaaacatgcctgttcgtggaagaaagcccagtatttcatcaaggaccctcagcaacttagtcagaaaaactcagataaacccctgtgtgactgcaagacatctacaggatgacctgatgaaggctggtacaaatgctgcagtggcaactataagacgtgcactgaataataaaggacttaatggccagCTCCAAGACGCACActgctcttgaccacaagcaacatcaaaagtcgactagaatatgccaggaggaatttggataagcctacagaggtttgggtgacagttctatggactgatgaaaccaaactggaactgttttgacgtatggaccagcactttgtctggcgtgtgaaaggccaggcttatgaccagaaggataccatccccacagtccagcatggaggttggtcaaagatgatgttgggctgtttttctgcggcggGAACTAGCAATccttattgtgtacatggcatcatggattcacagaaataccaggccattttaaagaggaatgtgattccttctgttgacaaattgaaccttggtgatcattggactttccagcaagacaatgatccaaagctaaatctccaagtccaccaaagcttggttgagaaaaagatcctggaacatcctggagttgcattcacagtcaccagattcaaatttgattgaaaatctttggtgggatttaaagaaggcagttgcagcatggaagccatcaaatatcactgatctagaggcttttgcacttgaaaaatgggcaaagattccaatcgagaggtgtaagaagcttgtccgcacttaccgaaaacattttttagaagttataaaagctagaggatgcgccacaaagtactgaagctggggggttgaataatactgcacatgcacatgtgttgaaagagttacattttacatttgaacttcaaagttaagtcaacttctgttgtcaaaataactaaaatacgcatcaataaatatcttttgttgtttgatgaggttttttgtcatttattgtcattatatgtg
Proteins encoded in this window:
- the LOC133961522 gene encoding histone H4, whose product is MSGRGKGGKGLGKGGAKRHRKVLRDNIQGITKPAIRRLARRGGVKRISGLIYEETRGVLKVFLENVIRDAVTYTEHAKRKTVTAMDVVYALKRQGRTLYGFGG
- the LOC133962049 gene encoding histone H2B-like encodes the protein MPEVAKPAPKKGSKKAVAKAPGKGGKKRRKSRKESYAIYVYKVLKQVHPDTGISSKAMGIMNSFVSDIFERIAGEASRLAHYNKRSTITSREIQTAVRLLLPGELAKHAVSEGTKAVTKYTSSK